The sequence CGCCCACAAACGGAAAGCGCTGGGCAATCCGCTCGGCAATCTCAGTTGAAGGTGTTATCGGGTAACCGGCAAAGAACCGGCAACCGGCAGCAATTGCACCCTCAGCACAGGCATAATCACCATCCCAGAAATGAACCCCGGTCAAAACCGATTTATCCATAAAAACAGGCTAAGTTTGAGGCTGAGGTTGCGGCTCCTCAACCGGTGTTGTCCAGATGGCAAACTCGGCGCAGATAATGGTGCAAAGCCCGCAGTTAACGCACCTTTCCGGATGAACAACAACCGGCGGATGATAGCCCCGACGGTTAAAATCTGGTGATGATTCAAGCACATCTTTCGGGCAATAGGTAATGCAGAAACCGCACCCCTTGCACCGCTCAATCAGAATATGAACCCTGCCTTGCGGCGGCTTCTTCTCATCAGAATCAAGAGGTTTACGCCATAACTTCATTGATGGAATTGAAATATAACTATAGCAGGTCAAACCTAAAGGTCAAGGAAAACTATTTTCTACCGTTCAGCACAAAAAGAGCCTTATGGTTTTACCTTCGCCTTTAAAAGTTAACCGGGCTAATCTTAATGCGCCAAGACAGCTTTCCCTGTAGCGGTGATTCCGAATGCATCAAGATGATAGAAATAGACCCCATTGGGAACCTGCCGATTATACCCATCCCTACCATCCCAGACAACTGTGTAACTCCCTGGCTTCTGCTCGCCGCTGATTAGTGTTCTTACCAGCCTGCCCTGAATGTCATAAATATTTAAACTCACCCTGCCCGGATAAGGAATCTGAAAGTGAATTAAAACATTACCAGAAGATGGATATAATTTGTTTATGCCGCCAACAACAGGCGTCATCGGCTCGTCAGCAATCCCAAGCGTTGTATCCCTGATTACCGACAGGCTTGACCCGTTATAATTGGCAATATATGTCCGTGAGTAAGCCGGAACAAATACCATCGCCACCGGGTCGGTGCCGGTCAGAATCTCCCGAATCCGCTGATTTAAACTGCCATCAATTACCCATACCCGGTCCAAACCCGAATCCGCACAATAAACCCGGTTTCTGATTGTATCAACGCTCAGGCAGGTCGGCTTTCCATATAAATTGATTGTGGCTATCACCGAGTCAGACACGCAGTCAATCACACTCACGGTTCCATCAAGCCGGTTAGCACAATAAACCTGGTCATTTGCCGGATTATATATTAGTGCCAATGGATAGCCACCAACCCTTACCCTCTTTATCACACTGTCCTGAACACCGTCAATCACTACAACCTCATCTGCCCAGGATGATGCGCAGTAGACCTTGTTCCTTGTGTAATTATAACAAAGTGCCAGCGGATACCTTCCCACCTGAACACCCTTTATCACCGTATCTGCACCACCATCAATTACCACCACCTTTTCCGCACCATAACAGGCGGCATAGACCTTGTTTCCTATGGAATTGTGGCACAGGGCAACAGGTCTGTTGCCAACAACAACCCTCCCAATTACCTCACCGGTCCCCCCATTTAATACCGTTACTGTTGAGTCCTGCTCAGGCCAGCGTCCGTAATTGGCACAATACACCTTATTGCCA comes from candidate division WOR-3 bacterium and encodes:
- a CDS encoding 4Fe-4S dicluster domain-containing protein, whose protein sequence is MKLWRKPLDSDEKKPPQGRVHILIERCKGCGFCITYCPKDVLESSPDFNRRGYHPPVVVHPERCVNCGLCTIICAEFAIWTTPVEEPQPQPQT